DNA sequence from the Actinomycetota bacterium genome:
GTCCCTTGCGGGCCCGGCCTCTCCAGCCTCGGATCCTTCTGCCTCTTGGGGCAGAACGTACGATAAGCCCGTTGGTCGGGGGCCGTCAATGGCCGCAACAAGTATTTCTTCGCGTTCTCCTACATTTCTTCGCGTTCAGCGCAACTTACACTCGTGGGGATGGCTGATGAGTCTTTACGGGGTTACAGACGGCTGGCGGTGGTACTGATGCTGCTCTTCACCGCGTGCACGCCGGCTGCCGACTTCGATGTGCAGCAGTCACAGACCGAGAAGCTGATGGAGGACTTTGGCATCGACCCCGGAGCAGCAATGAACCTGCCGAGCGGCTCCCGCATCGTCTTCTTCGGCGACTCGATCACCGCCGGGGGCGTCAAGGAGGGCGGGTACGTGACGCTGGTCGAAGATGCTCTGGCCACGCTCTACCCCGAGCGCAACATCGAGGTACTCGGCACCGGGGTGGTGGGCGACCAGGTCCCCGACTTGGCCCGGCGGCTGCGTAAGGATGTCCTCGCCAAAAAGCCGACCCACGTGGTGGTCTACGTCGGGGTGAACGACGTAGCCAGCCTGGGGCCCAGCCGGGCGGCGCTCAACGCCGGCGCCGAGGAGTACGCCGAAGGCCTGACGGCGCTGGTGGATTCCATCACCGCAAGCGGTGCCGAGGTCATGCTCTGCACCCCGGGCGTTATCGGCGAGGACGTGGACCAGGGCACCCTGACCAACTACGGCCTGGAGCTCT
Encoded proteins:
- a CDS encoding GDSL-type esterase/lipase family protein, which translates into the protein MADESLRGYRRLAVVLMLLFTACTPAADFDVQQSQTEKLMEDFGIDPGAAMNLPSGSRIVFFGDSITAGGVKEGGYVTLVEDALATLYPERNIEVLGTGVVGDQVPDLARRLRKDVLAKKPTHVVVYVGVNDVASLGPSRAALNAGAEEYAEGLTALVDSITASGAEVMLCTPGVIGEDVDQGTLTNYGLELYASKVRELATLRQTGLCDLRSEFTRYLAENKRLSKRSGALTVDGL